The Corynebacterium pseudopelargi genome contains a region encoding:
- a CDS encoding lytic transglycosylase domain-containing protein, which produces MAKSARGAAGCAVVVLLAIVMVIALVGWALTVIDDSNSLRQWHKVPEDVPPADAAAVPEIDVNTPGRTSDKLQFWAEPLAEKTGIPEAALRAYGNAELIARQSYPECHLNWGTLAGIGFVETRHGSYSGQLFGSRHIDEQGYVLPPIVGVALDGSPGFAKVEDTDEGKLDGDTEFDRAVGPMQFIPESWSVYGRDANGDGVADPNQIDDAAASAANLLCTKGGDLDTPEGWAAAIRAYNQSEEYLRNVRNAAASYALEQRA; this is translated from the coding sequence ATGGCGAAATCAGCGCGAGGAGCAGCAGGGTGTGCAGTCGTGGTACTGCTTGCGATTGTGATGGTCATTGCGCTGGTGGGCTGGGCTCTCACGGTGATCGATGATTCGAATTCTTTGCGCCAATGGCACAAAGTGCCAGAAGATGTTCCCCCAGCCGATGCCGCAGCGGTGCCCGAAATCGACGTCAATACCCCCGGGCGCACCAGCGATAAGCTGCAATTTTGGGCAGAGCCGCTGGCAGAAAAAACGGGTATCCCCGAGGCCGCACTGCGTGCCTATGGCAACGCTGAATTAATTGCCAGGCAGTCCTACCCAGAATGTCACCTCAACTGGGGCACGCTTGCTGGCATCGGCTTTGTCGAAACCCGCCACGGCAGCTACTCCGGCCAGCTTTTTGGCAGCCGCCACATTGACGAACAAGGCTATGTGCTGCCCCCGATCGTTGGCGTTGCCCTGGATGGTTCGCCTGGGTTTGCCAAGGTAGAAGATACCGATGAAGGCAAATTAGACGGCGATACCGAATTTGATCGCGCTGTAGGTCCAATGCAGTTCATCCCCGAATCCTGGAGCGTGTACGGGCGCGACGCCAATGGCGATGGGGTAGCAGACCCAAACCAGATCGATGATGCAGCCGCCTCGGCCGCGAACCTGCTTTGCACCAAGGGTGGCGACCTGGACACACCCGAGGGCTGGGCCGCTGCGATCCGTGCCTATAACCAATCTGAGGAGTATCTGCGCAATGTTAGAAACGCCGCAGCCTCCTATGCCTTGGAGCAGCGCGCTTAA
- a CDS encoding MazG nucleotide pyrophosphohydrolase domain-containing protein, which translates to MTVLLLDARWPTLIPFQFVPKLKGEVVYTDEVPVTVRWDFGDCVAPGDSTLLVSTDEHAAAVQEARAKGEEILEVPSRNEAMGQAIRTMQRALHLGEWEQLQTHATLVPYLEEETAELKEVIEQGGSDEQLCNELADVLLQVLFHAEIADRRGAFDLNDVAAAFVAKLQKRAPYLFDGTTEVVSADEQVRLWEEGKLR; encoded by the coding sequence ATGACCGTTTTGCTCCTAGACGCCCGATGGCCAACGCTGATTCCTTTTCAATTTGTGCCCAAACTCAAAGGCGAGGTTGTCTACACCGATGAGGTGCCCGTGACCGTGCGTTGGGATTTCGGCGATTGCGTCGCCCCAGGGGATAGCACCCTCCTGGTGAGCACCGACGAGCACGCAGCAGCCGTGCAGGAAGCCCGCGCCAAAGGCGAGGAGATCCTCGAAGTTCCCAGCCGCAACGAGGCGATGGGCCAAGCCATTCGAACGATGCAACGCGCCTTGCATCTCGGGGAGTGGGAGCAGCTTCAAACCCATGCCACGCTGGTGCCCTATCTAGAAGAAGAAACCGCAGAGCTCAAAGAGGTGATTGAGCAAGGCGGCAGTGATGAACAGCTTTGCAATGAGCTTGCCGACGTCCTCCTGCAGGTGCTCTTCCACGCCGAGATCGCCGATCGACGCGGCGCATTTGACCTCAACGACGTTGCCGCGGCCTTCGTAGCAAAACTGCAAAAGCGCGCACCGTATCTTTTCGATGGCACCACTGAAGTAGTCAGCGCCGATGAGCAGGTTCGTCTCTGGGAGGAAGGCAAACTGCGGTAG
- the efeO gene encoding iron uptake system protein EfeO: MRLSRPALSAAALALTATLAACSGNGEEADTTKASSSDTTVQSSEAQNDTSDKDAADEDSEAHKAAVTKYTEYVRGQVASLQGVGKEFIAAIEAGNVDEAKRLYPVAREPYERIEPVAESFGDLDARIDLREADLEDGDSWSGFHKIEKDLWVENKITDSTKKDAQQLSKDIEELAKKVDASDYTLSAEDIAAGAQELLDEVSTSKITGEENVFSHTDLYDFQANVEGSKAAIDSLSPILSETKPELIGEIQAEFGKVQSLLGQLREGDGFVSYDKVDDAKRKELSSALDALTAKVAQAQEAVEK; encoded by the coding sequence ATGCGTCTATCCCGTCCAGCACTCAGCGCCGCTGCCCTCGCACTTACTGCAACCCTGGCAGCCTGCTCCGGCAATGGTGAGGAAGCCGACACCACCAAGGCATCCTCTTCCGATACCACCGTTCAGTCTTCCGAGGCACAAAATGACACCTCGGATAAGGACGCAGCCGATGAAGATTCCGAAGCTCATAAAGCAGCCGTAACCAAGTACACCGAGTACGTTCGCGGCCAAGTTGCCAGCCTGCAGGGTGTGGGCAAGGAATTCATCGCCGCTATCGAAGCCGGCAATGTGGATGAAGCCAAGCGCCTCTACCCCGTTGCCCGCGAGCCTTATGAGCGCATCGAGCCTGTTGCCGAATCCTTCGGTGACCTCGACGCCCGCATTGACCTGCGTGAGGCCGACCTTGAAGATGGCGATTCTTGGAGCGGCTTCCACAAGATCGAGAAGGATCTCTGGGTAGAAAACAAGATCACCGATAGCACCAAGAAGGACGCCCAGCAGCTCTCCAAGGATATCGAGGAACTGGCCAAGAAGGTCGACGCCAGCGATTACACCCTCAGCGCCGAGGACATCGCCGCCGGTGCACAGGAGCTTCTCGACGAAGTCTCCACCTCCAAGATCACCGGTGAAGAAAACGTCTTCTCCCACACCGACCTCTACGATTTCCAGGCCAACGTCGAAGGCTCCAAGGCAGCCATCGATTCGCTTTCCCCGATCCTCTCCGAAACCAAGCCCGAGCTCATCGGTGAGATCCAGGCCGAATTTGGCAAGGTGCAAAGCCTGCTTGGTCAGCTCCGCGAAGGCGACGGCTTTGTCAGCTACGACAAGGTCGACGATGCAAAGCGTAAAGAACTCTCCAGCGCCCTTGACGCCTTGACCGCCAAGGTTGCTCAAGCACAGGAGGCCGTGGAGAAGTGA
- the efeB gene encoding iron uptake transporter deferrochelatase/peroxidase subunit has protein sequence MSQRVSRRGFITGASALAGAVAGAAAIGTSACSTEEKQSKDHVVDFHGAHQAGITTKQQDRLHFAAFDVISDSREDLADLLQTWTEMARRMSKGELAEPGAMEEVGQASVPGDSGEAYDLPASNLTITVGFGPSLFDQRFGLASAKPKELKDLPHFAGDMTRAEISRGDLCIQACADDPQVAVHAVRNLARVGTGVVEVRWSQLGFGHASATTKGQQTPRNLFGFKDGTNNVKAEDQDVLDQYIWVNNTNSWFDGGTYLIARRIRMLIENWDRQVLREQEATFGREKRTGAPLGAEDEFDALPLDASDEQGNPLVPLDAHSRLASPVENSGHHMLRRAYNFTDGSDGFGHLDAGLFFIAIVASPEKTFIPIQSKLAKKDKLNEYVRYESSSIFALPPGLKDENDWWGRTLFEQTA, from the coding sequence GTGAGCCAGCGAGTAAGTCGGCGAGGTTTTATCACCGGGGCTTCAGCACTCGCGGGAGCCGTTGCAGGCGCAGCCGCCATCGGCACGAGCGCGTGCAGCACCGAAGAGAAGCAATCCAAAGATCACGTGGTGGATTTCCATGGTGCCCACCAGGCTGGCATCACCACCAAACAGCAAGACAGACTGCACTTTGCAGCCTTCGACGTGATCAGTGATAGCCGCGAAGACCTCGCCGATTTACTCCAAACCTGGACCGAAATGGCCAGGCGCATGAGCAAGGGGGAATTGGCAGAACCCGGCGCGATGGAAGAAGTAGGACAGGCCTCCGTGCCTGGAGATTCCGGCGAAGCCTATGATCTTCCCGCATCCAACCTCACCATCACCGTCGGTTTTGGCCCCTCGCTTTTTGATCAACGCTTCGGTTTGGCCTCTGCCAAGCCAAAAGAACTCAAAGATCTGCCCCACTTCGCAGGCGATATGACTCGCGCTGAGATCTCCCGTGGCGATCTCTGCATCCAGGCCTGCGCGGATGATCCCCAGGTGGCGGTGCATGCGGTGCGCAACTTAGCCCGCGTTGGCACTGGTGTGGTGGAGGTGCGCTGGTCGCAGCTCGGTTTTGGCCACGCCTCTGCTACCACCAAAGGCCAGCAGACCCCACGCAACCTCTTCGGCTTTAAAGACGGCACCAATAACGTCAAGGCCGAGGATCAAGATGTGTTGGATCAATATATTTGGGTCAACAACACCAATAGTTGGTTCGATGGTGGCACCTATTTGATTGCCCGCCGAATCAGGATGCTGATTGAGAATTGGGATCGGCAGGTCTTGCGCGAGCAGGAAGCCACCTTTGGGCGCGAAAAGCGCACGGGTGCACCGCTTGGTGCCGAGGATGAATTCGATGCATTGCCCCTGGATGCCAGCGATGAGCAGGGCAATCCGCTGGTGCCTTTAGATGCGCACTCTCGTTTGGCTTCGCCGGTGGAAAATTCCGGGCACCACATGCTGCGGCGTGCCTATAACTTCACCGATGGCTCCGATGGCTTTGGCCACTTGGATGCGGGCTTGTTCTTCATTGCGATTGTGGCTTCGCCCGAGAAGACCTTCATTCCCATCCAGTCCAAGCTGGCTAAAAAGGACAAGCTCAACGAGTACGTGCGCTATGAATCCTCCTCGATCTTTGCGCTGCCCCCGGGCCTGAAAGATGAAAACGACTGGTGGGGGCGCACATTGTTTGAGCAAACGGCCTAG
- the mfd gene encoding transcription-repair coupling factor has product MLAGLLKVAATDPKLKGMLAHVGEPTLHITALEQVRPWAVAALAHRAPVLVVTPTGRDAEDLTAELKAMLGERVAWFPAWETLPHERLSPAADVIGQRAKVLSHLDELSVIVTAARGFCQPLLAENPGRSPLVIKAEQEYDFDALRHELVHRAYSHVDLVAKRGEFATRGGILDIFPTTAEQPVRIEFWGDEVSEIREFSVADQRAFQGMTLEAVEIFPARELLINQEIAARAEALALEHQGNPTLQELLSTIAEGQPAAGMEALIPALVGTPMVSLPELMPAHTHVVVMDPERIRRRIEDLKATDAEFLAAGWEAAAMGADGPVAAQGLDLEASSYRSYEALEVAARNADLPWWTFAPPGMFGADEQATLPLEFEPGPTPRGDLAKIEEMMALLLAHTQAGGRAAFIAPAQGAIKRMQQRFAEQGIPSKVATPGWQPSAGEVTLYQALSHAGLIFPKVRKVAGAEALPLVVITETDLTGNRVGDIAGAKRRPAKRRNRVDPLALKAGDYVVHETHGIGRFVTMTERTISTGDETSRREYIVLEYAPSKRGQPADQLFVPMDALDMLSKYVGGEKPTLSKMGGSDWKNTKKKARAAVREIAGELVELYAKRQAAPGHAFAPDSPWQRELEDNFPFVETEDQMLAIDAVKEDMEKSSPMDRVVVGDVGYGKTEVAVRAAFKAVQDGKQVAVLVPTTLLAQQHLSTFEERMAGFPVTIRGLSRFSSQADAKATLKGLSDGTIDIVIGTHRLLQTGVQWKNLGLVVVDEEQRFGVEHKEHIKALRSHVDVLTMSATPIPRTLEMSMAGIREMSTILTPPQDRHPILTYVGTYEEKQVAAAIRRELLRDGQVFFVHNKVATIEKKAKELRDLVPEARIVVAHGQMGEEQLEQTVQGFWNREYDVLVCTTIVETGLDIANANTLIVENAHHMGLSQLHQLRGRVGRSRERGYAYFLYPKGQTLSETSYDRLATIAQNNDLGAGMAVAMKDLEMRGAGNVLGAEQSGHIAGVGFDLYVRLVGEAVEAFRAMADGKVVDASEQGPKEIRIDLPVDAHIPEDYIAAERLRLEVYRKLAAAATDADIQAVIEEMEDRYGQVPEPVSRLLAVARLRLLARSAGISDIGMQGTRIKVHPVELKDSQQVRLKRLAPSATYRAAAKAIQLSMPKEGPNINDKQLRDVALLQWVADFIAAMFEVDRVSVSGATLEPSLVVAGTPAANAPAAPRRRRVVSSDDFDEEERREARRKKFRLR; this is encoded by the coding sequence ATGCTTGCAGGCCTACTTAAAGTAGCCGCCACCGACCCGAAACTTAAAGGCATGCTCGCCCATGTAGGCGAGCCCACCTTGCACATCACCGCGCTCGAACAGGTCCGGCCCTGGGCGGTAGCAGCGCTGGCTCACCGCGCCCCGGTGCTGGTGGTCACCCCAACCGGACGCGATGCAGAAGACCTCACCGCCGAACTCAAAGCCATGCTCGGCGAACGCGTGGCATGGTTTCCAGCCTGGGAAACACTGCCGCATGAGCGCCTTAGCCCCGCAGCAGACGTGATTGGCCAAAGAGCCAAGGTGCTTTCGCACCTGGATGAATTATCGGTGATCGTTACCGCAGCGCGCGGCTTTTGCCAGCCGCTTTTAGCCGAAAACCCAGGGCGTAGCCCGCTGGTGATCAAAGCAGAACAAGAATATGACTTTGATGCGCTGCGCCATGAACTCGTCCACCGCGCCTACTCCCATGTAGACCTGGTAGCAAAGCGAGGCGAATTTGCCACACGCGGCGGCATCTTAGACATTTTCCCCACCACCGCTGAGCAGCCGGTGCGCATCGAATTCTGGGGCGATGAGGTCAGCGAAATCCGCGAGTTCTCCGTGGCTGATCAGCGAGCCTTCCAGGGCATGACTCTGGAGGCGGTAGAGATCTTCCCGGCCAGAGAGCTGCTGATTAACCAAGAAATTGCCGCCCGCGCCGAGGCCCTTGCCCTTGAACACCAGGGCAACCCCACCTTGCAGGAGCTGCTGAGCACCATTGCCGAAGGCCAACCCGCCGCAGGGATGGAAGCGCTGATTCCCGCCTTGGTGGGTACACCCATGGTGAGCCTGCCAGAACTCATGCCCGCACATACCCATGTGGTGGTGATGGATCCGGAACGTATTCGCCGGCGCATTGAAGATCTCAAAGCCACCGACGCCGAATTCCTCGCCGCAGGTTGGGAGGCTGCCGCTATGGGGGCAGATGGCCCGGTGGCAGCCCAAGGCCTTGACCTGGAGGCCAGCTCCTATCGCAGCTATGAGGCCCTAGAAGTAGCAGCCCGCAATGCAGATCTGCCGTGGTGGACCTTCGCGCCTCCGGGGATGTTCGGGGCCGATGAACAAGCCACCTTGCCACTGGAATTTGAGCCAGGGCCTACCCCGCGAGGCGATCTAGCCAAGATCGAAGAAATGATGGCGCTGCTGCTTGCCCACACCCAGGCAGGCGGGCGCGCAGCCTTTATTGCTCCTGCCCAAGGTGCGATCAAGCGAATGCAGCAGCGCTTTGCAGAGCAGGGCATTCCAAGCAAGGTGGCAACACCTGGTTGGCAACCTTCTGCCGGTGAGGTGACCTTGTATCAGGCACTCAGCCATGCCGGGTTGATCTTTCCTAAGGTGCGAAAGGTAGCCGGGGCAGAGGCGCTGCCTTTGGTGGTGATTACCGAAACGGACTTAACAGGCAATCGCGTTGGTGATATTGCCGGGGCAAAGCGCAGGCCAGCCAAGCGCCGTAATCGTGTGGACCCTTTGGCCTTAAAGGCCGGCGACTATGTGGTGCATGAAACCCATGGCATTGGTCGATTTGTCACCATGACCGAGCGCACCATTAGCACTGGTGATGAAACCAGCCGGCGTGAATACATCGTGCTGGAATATGCCCCCTCCAAGCGTGGCCAACCGGCAGATCAACTCTTTGTACCAATGGATGCCCTAGACATGCTGAGCAAGTATGTTGGCGGCGAAAAGCCCACGCTTTCGAAGATGGGTGGCTCCGATTGGAAGAACACCAAGAAGAAAGCACGCGCGGCTGTCCGCGAAATCGCCGGCGAATTAGTCGAGCTCTACGCCAAGCGCCAGGCGGCCCCCGGGCATGCCTTTGCACCCGATAGCCCCTGGCAGCGCGAATTGGAAGATAACTTCCCCTTCGTAGAAACCGAAGATCAGATGCTGGCGATCGACGCGGTAAAAGAGGATATGGAGAAATCCTCGCCCATGGACCGCGTGGTGGTAGGCGATGTGGGCTACGGCAAAACAGAGGTGGCGGTGCGCGCAGCCTTTAAGGCGGTGCAAGACGGCAAACAGGTTGCTGTTTTGGTGCCAACCACCTTGCTTGCGCAGCAGCACTTGAGCACCTTCGAAGAACGCATGGCCGGTTTCCCGGTGACCATCCGCGGCTTGAGTCGTTTTTCTTCTCAAGCAGATGCCAAGGCCACGCTCAAGGGCTTAAGCGATGGCACCATCGACATCGTCATCGGCACGCACCGGCTGCTTCAAACCGGCGTGCAGTGGAAAAACCTCGGCCTGGTCGTGGTGGATGAGGAACAGCGCTTCGGTGTGGAACACAAAGAGCACATCAAGGCCTTGCGCAGCCACGTCGACGTGCTCACCATGTCGGCCACCCCGATCCCGCGCACCCTGGAAATGTCGATGGCTGGGATCCGAGAGATGTCTACGATCCTCACCCCGCCGCAGGATCGCCACCCCATCTTGACCTATGTGGGCACCTATGAAGAAAAGCAGGTGGCGGCAGCCATTCGCCGCGAATTGCTTCGAGATGGCCAGGTGTTTTTCGTACACAACAAGGTGGCCACCATTGAAAAGAAGGCCAAAGAGCTTCGCGATCTCGTCCCAGAGGCCCGCATCGTGGTAGCCCACGGGCAGATGGGAGAGGAGCAACTCGAACAAACGGTGCAGGGCTTTTGGAACCGCGAATACGACGTGCTGGTGTGCACCACCATCGTTGAAACGGGTTTGGATATTGCCAACGCCAACACCTTGATCGTAGAAAACGCTCACCACATGGGTCTATCGCAGCTCCACCAATTGCGTGGCCGCGTGGGTCGATCCCGCGAACGTGGCTATGCCTACTTTTTGTACCCAAAGGGCCAAACCTTAAGCGAAACCTCCTATGATCGCCTCGCCACCATCGCCCAAAATAATGACCTCGGCGCTGGCATGGCCGTGGCCATGAAGGACCTCGAGATGCGCGGCGCCGGCAATGTCTTAGGTGCCGAGCAATCCGGCCACATCGCCGGGGTGGGCTTCGACTTATATGTGCGCCTGGTGGGCGAAGCAGTAGAGGCATTCCGCGCCATGGCCGACGGCAAGGTGGTTGATGCCAGCGAACAAGGCCCGAAGGAAATCCGCATCGATCTACCCGTCGATGCCCACATTCCCGAGGACTATATTGCCGCCGAGCGCCTGCGCCTGGAGGTGTATAGGAAACTGGCCGCGGCTGCCACAGACGCCGATATTCAGGCCGTGATCGAGGAGATGGAAGATCGCTACGGCCAAGTACCTGAGCCTGTGTCGCGCCTTTTGGCCGTTGCACGTCTACGCCTGCTGGCCCGCAGTGCTGGCATTAGCGATATTGGCATGCAAGGCACCAGGATCAAGGTGCACCCGGTTGAGTTAAAAGACTCCCAGCAGGTGCGCCTGAAGCGTTTGGCACCATCGGCGACCTATCGCGCGGCCGCGAAAGCCATCCAGCTCAGCATGCCCAAGGAGGGGCCAAATATTAACGATAAGCAGCTTCGCGACGTCGCCCTGCTGCAGTGGGTAGCCGATTTCATCGCCGCGATGTTCGAAGTTGATCGGGTTAGCGTCAGTGGCGCAACCCTTGAGCCCTCGCTCGTGGTGGCGGGGACACCGGCTGCCAATGCCCCCGCTGCGCCAAGGCGCAGGAGGGTTGTAAGCAGTGATGATTTCGACGAGGAGGAGCGTCGAGAAGCAAGAAGGAAGAAGTTCCGACTGCGCTAG
- a CDS encoding TetR/AcrR family transcriptional regulator has protein sequence MSKQRMSGRERREQLISIGRGLFAERGFEGASVEEVAARAGVSKPVVYQHFGGKEGLYAVVVDREMQYLEQVITESLAQGRSRARIEQAVLALLSYVEHDTDGFQILVRDMVPAEGESRPRSYSTLLNDAVNQVSYILAKAFERSGLDPDNAVLYGQALVGMVSMTAQWWLDAQEYSKEQVAAHIVNLCWNGLAGMEANPQLGAQKNSEAPSTLGQAAMATPAEAGDATSAPAQAGTLKRST, from the coding sequence ATGAGTAAGCAGCGAATGTCGGGCCGCGAACGCAGGGAACAACTCATCAGCATCGGGCGAGGTTTATTTGCCGAGCGCGGATTTGAGGGCGCCAGCGTAGAAGAGGTCGCGGCACGCGCCGGGGTATCGAAACCCGTGGTGTATCAGCATTTTGGCGGCAAAGAAGGCCTCTATGCCGTCGTCGTTGACAGGGAAATGCAATACCTCGAGCAGGTCATTACCGAATCCTTGGCGCAAGGGCGCTCCAGGGCACGCATCGAACAAGCCGTGCTGGCGCTTTTAAGCTATGTGGAACACGACACCGATGGTTTTCAGATCCTCGTGCGAGACATGGTGCCGGCAGAAGGCGAATCGCGCCCGCGCAGCTACTCCACCTTGTTAAACGACGCAGTCAATCAAGTCTCGTATATCCTGGCCAAGGCCTTTGAACGCTCCGGGCTCGACCCCGACAACGCCGTGCTTTACGGCCAAGCGCTCGTGGGCATGGTGTCCATGACGGCCCAGTGGTGGCTCGATGCGCAGGAATACTCCAAGGAGCAAGTCGCAGCGCACATCGTCAACCTCTGCTGGAATGGCCTTGCCGGAATGGAAGCGAATCCACAGCTTGGGGCTCAAAAAAATAGCGAAGCGCCCAGCACGCTTGGCCAAGCCGCTATGGCAACGCCTGCCGAAGCCGGCGATGCAACAAGCGCTCCTGCCCAAGCAGGTACCCTGAAGCGGTCCACCTAG
- a CDS encoding multicopper oxidase family protein — MAIRASRRQFLGATSVGALAVLAACGQESQDAQQRTAPKIEPDARRSLPIPPLARFDAQGDRLSTLLVAQTGTSEILPGVSTPTWGFNGAHLGPTIKMSRGDKVDLRVRSALPERTSVHWHGALVPAKADGGPHSPIDPGEEWTASFEVDQPAATIWYHPHPHGKTGVQAYRGLAGMMIIDDEHSNSLGLPSEYGVDDIPVVLMDANINADGSLDEQEDPDLGLLGNIIHVNGIADPVFEASTQRLRLRILDGSTMRFHRLAFEDGRRFQHIATDTGLFDAPREVDSIMLGPGERAEIVVELQSGEEVMLRSVGFEDNLGVPKDEFAPDFHLEESHDLLLLRAEKKLKGAKDIASSFIARPAPSTDGLIERHFELNGFEINGQSMDMDRVDLVIAHDQPEIWHVSNGNNDWIHNFHIHNSAFKVLDVDGTDAEFDTEGWKDTVTLPPKAKVKLLVEFGNHSDNHYPYMYHCHMLYHEDQGLMGQFMKIRPGQKAELDTAYTKEKAAGSTEHDH; from the coding sequence ATGGCTATTCGGGCAAGTAGACGACAATTCCTCGGCGCAACCTCGGTAGGCGCACTCGCGGTGCTGGCCGCCTGTGGGCAAGAATCACAGGACGCACAACAACGCACAGCCCCAAAGATCGAGCCCGATGCCCGGCGCAGCTTGCCCATTCCTCCGCTGGCCAGATTCGATGCCCAGGGTGATCGCCTGAGCACGCTGCTTGTGGCCCAAACCGGCACCTCGGAGATTTTGCCTGGGGTATCCACGCCTACCTGGGGGTTTAACGGTGCTCATCTTGGGCCCACGATCAAGATGAGCCGCGGCGATAAGGTGGATCTGCGGGTGCGCAGCGCGCTTCCCGAGCGCACCTCGGTGCACTGGCACGGTGCTTTGGTGCCGGCCAAGGCCGATGGCGGGCCGCATTCTCCCATCGATCCGGGCGAGGAGTGGACGGCGAGTTTTGAGGTGGATCAGCCTGCCGCCACCATTTGGTATCACCCGCACCCTCATGGCAAAACCGGTGTGCAGGCCTATCGCGGCCTCGCCGGCATGATGATCATCGACGATGAGCACAGCAATAGCCTGGGACTTCCTAGCGAATATGGCGTTGACGATATTCCCGTGGTGTTAATGGACGCCAATATCAATGCCGATGGCAGCTTGGATGAACAAGAGGACCCAGATTTGGGCTTGCTTGGCAATATCATCCACGTCAATGGCATTGCCGATCCGGTATTTGAGGCCTCTACCCAGCGGCTTCGCCTTCGCATTCTTGATGGCTCAACCATGAGGTTTCACCGCCTGGCCTTTGAAGATGGCAGACGCTTCCAGCACATCGCCACCGACACCGGGCTTTTCGACGCCCCCCGCGAGGTCGATTCCATCATGCTGGGGCCGGGAGAACGCGCAGAAATTGTGGTGGAGCTGCAAAGCGGCGAGGAAGTGATGCTGCGATCTGTGGGCTTCGAAGATAACTTGGGCGTGCCAAAAGATGAGTTCGCACCCGATTTCCACCTTGAAGAATCCCACGATCTGCTCTTGCTGCGCGCAGAGAAGAAGCTCAAGGGCGCAAAGGATATTGCTTCGAGCTTTATTGCCCGCCCGGCGCCGAGCACCGATGGGTTGATCGAGCGCCACTTCGAGCTCAATGGCTTTGAAATCAATGGCCAAAGCATGGATATGGACCGCGTGGATCTTGTTATTGCCCATGATCAGCCCGAGATTTGGCATGTAAGCAATGGCAATAATGACTGGATTCACAATTTCCATATCCACAACAGCGCGTTCAAGGTCCTCGATGTGGACGGCACCGATGCCGAGTTCGATACCGAGGGCTGGAAAGATACGGTGACCTTGCCACCGAAGGCAAAGGTGAAACTCTTAGTCGAGTTCGGCAACCACAGCGATAATCATTACCCCTACATGTATCACTGCCACATGCTGTATCACGAGGATCAGGGGTTGATGGGGCAGTTTATGAAGATCCGCCCAGGGCAGAAGGCGGAATTGGATACCGCCTATACCAAAGAAAAAGCGGCCGGCTCAACAGAGCACGACCACTAG